TCACCACGCCTGCCGTCTTCATCCTGGGAGATCCTCGATCCTCAGATTGCTTCTCGGCCGAAGAGTTAAGACCTAATTGTTCCTTCTTCCCTGCGGGCGCAAAAGATCCTTGAAATTGCCACCGACGACTTTCCTAACAAAATAAATATTGAGCATACATTGGGAATCCAAAAGCTGAGCCGTTGACCTCTTTGCCAATGACTTCTAAGACCAGTTCAAATACTCCCACAAGCTCACCCAACAACCATAATTAATATGAAGCCTGAAAGCAAACCACCCTTTGGTCTCATAGCAGAAGCCATTCGACCAAATAAGCTTACAATCTAGTCAAGCGATCAATAATTTAACGTATGAATCGTAACATTTAGATGGATCCAAAACAAGAAATTTAATTAAGGTGGTTGGTCACCAACTTGGTTGCTTCGAAAGGGAAACAAAGGAGAATTAGATCTGGAGGGCTTATAGATCATACACATCATCAAATAATAAGCAATACCACCTTGCTGATCCTATTGATTACTCTGCAAGCCCATCGATAagattttagatttaaataacaTTATATCACCAATGGATGCTATTAAGGAAAACTAATATGGTTGCTAATGGTCAAAAATCAAATGAGGTTTTTATATTTTCCCAAAGAATTTTACTATCCTCCCGTAGATTCTATTTTCTAGAAATAATACTCAAGTGACTGCCAAATTGATCGTACCACACTACATATCATATGAAGTTTGAATAACTAAAGCACATAAAACTCTTTTTGACAATTCAATTCATTCCCCcagttgtcatcatcatcatcatcatgttcaGCTCCATCTCCAATACAAACTTGGTCGGCAGCAGCACCACTGCAAGTGACTCTGGTCATCTGCAAGAAATACATAGCCAAAGATGATGTGTTCTTCCATGCCCGGTGCATCGATGCATTTATTGGACTGATGGCAACAACAACTGAGATAAGAAGATGATCATGCAAAAAGAATAAAACATAGATTGGAAAAGAAAATGGAAAACAAACCCAAAGAACTGAGGACTGCTATTCCTGTTCCTGTTGCTGCGATGCCACGGATTCGATTTCCTGATCATCAGTTCGTATGTAAGGAATATGGGCAATCTTTGGCCAGTCAGCTCCCTCATCCTTTCTGCACCGCTCGCTCAGTGATGGGCATTGCAAGATAATCAATTCTTTCAGCAACAATGGCAGGCCATTCTCGGGCAGTGACTTGATTTCAGGACAGTTATGGATTTCCAACTTCTTGATGGAGAAAATGTTGGCCAAATTAGCAGGAAGGCTCAGCAGTTTTTCACAAAATGAGAATTTAAGTTCTTCCAGGGAGGGTAACTGTTGAAGCCACTCCTCCTGCTCGACTGTGAAGGAAGCAAGATGCTTGCAATACCAATACCGCAGTATCCGTAGAGTGTGGATTCTTCCAAACATGAGCCTCATATTATCAAGAGGGCATCCGTCGGTGCTGAAATAAGAGAGAGATCTCAAGTTCTGCTCATCACTTGGTTGGTCCCACTGTAAGCCCGGCTCATACAAGTTAGGACATCCTTCAATCGTTAGCTCTCTCAGTTTGGGAAGGGAACGAATCCCACCAGGTAATCTCAACTCTGTGCAATTAATAAGCCATAAAACATTGAGATTGCTGAGGTTAGACAGACAAACTGAGGCTCTATGTTTGCAATCACGAAGCTCCACAAAGTCGAGAGAGGTTAGCGACTGGAGACATCCAGATAGATCACAACCAAGGTCGCCAGAGTTCCATACCCTTAGAATTTTTAGAAACGACGTAGTCAGGTAAGGAAGAGGTGCTTTTCTCAGCTTCATGCAATTATAAATGTGGAGTTCATGAAGACGAGGTAAAAACTGCCTACTGTGTGCTTCAGACCACTCTTCGCATCCCTCCAATAACTCCAATTTCAGAAACTCCAATGCCGGGAAGACTGGATCAGCATTCTCATAGAGTTCAACTCCAATGAGTTTTAGCGCAGGCATCGCCAGGACGTGCAGATAATTGAGAAAGGGAAGCTTTCCAAGAGGTGGGAGACTGTCGAGCCTTTTACATGAAGATAAAGTCACAGATACCAGGTTGATGAGACGATTGGTGACCAACCAAGTTGGATACCTCAGACCTCCATAAGAAGTGATCACAAGCTGTTTCAAACCACATGCTGGTTCAAGGCCTTCAAGTATAGCCATGTCCAGGTCTCCACGACGGTCTTCCCTATCCTCAGTCCAACAGTTTGACACCTCATTGAGCTGATGTTTATCCTTTAATTGTGCCTCCATGGCCTCCTCCATGCTTTCCACATTCTCAAGATTCCTTATGCACAGCCGTCTTCTGAGATTTCTCAAGTGCTTCAACTCTCCTATCTGGTGCCCTCTCTTTCTCGCAACCTGGAATTCTTCTAATTCCTGAAGGTTGGTCAGTTTCCCAATCCCATTTATTAGGGAGATTGTTCCAGGTTCAGCATAAAAGTATCGTAAGCTGATTAGTCTGTCCATTCCTTCTGTTAGCTTGTATAAAAAGAAGCACCCCTTCACATTCAGCACTTGTAGATGGCACAGCTTAGAAAACGATTTGGGCAGCTGTCTGATCTTAGTGTGAGAAATGTCCAAATATCGAAGGTGTGATAGGTCACAGATTGCATCCGGTAACTTCTTTAATCCAATTCGAACATATGACAAATCTAACACCCGCAGGCTCTTGATGTTTTCTAAGATGTCTTCTAAGACCGCATAAAACTCCCTAGGATTATACTCATGAAAAAATATAAGAGTTCTTACCTTCCTAAACTTGTGCACTTCTCTCACTGCGTCAAGTTTAGCAGCTGTAAAAGTTAAGTGGCGAACGGTTGGTGGAATTTCCACAGGCTCATCATCATTGACCACACAACATTCATCCAGTGAAACACACACAGCCAATTCTCTGATCAAGTCATGCATCATGTATCCGCCATCCTGTTTACTCAGAAAGAAGTGCCTGTCAGCTAATTCGTCAAAAATCTGGCTCCCAATATCCTCTAAACTCGTTCTACCCACAGATTTGGATTGGATAAAACCTTGAGCAATCCACATTTGTACTAAACGTTCCTTCTGGAAGATGTAAGCCTTGGGAAATACAGAAGCATAAGCAAAACAT
This genomic stretch from Musa acuminata AAA Group cultivar baxijiao chromosome BXJ3-9, Cavendish_Baxijiao_AAA, whole genome shotgun sequence harbors:
- the LOC135648599 gene encoding putative disease resistance protein RGA4; this encodes MGTGGMVMMVGEWFARYVVGKVKDKMGDKALSLTSDNDNMLVDVRTMLKKVEDSLPRILAVIHATEGKPIKSQVLVNWLRELKDAAYEADDVLDEFEVRELQELQDSSKMAAFVSSARRFIKNLFVSDDELKRLKNLVGDIDEIFLDIDSKTDEVDEHIAKGKSATRETSSFMREEVIGRDKERDKMLDMLLRLDDEPDFGYKGAGSSSYPSLGVLPIVGIGGVGKTALAQLIYNDERVANNFKRKWVYVSDNFKLKRIFKELIYDSPGGVFEDNISSAAMLKKLKDEFKDKRFLIVLDDVWDETGTTWKELGSALTFGAKGSTILLTTQSPKVAEIMGTMNPIHLEPLEEHDFGRLFELCAFGDKELEPDLKAKLQLIGQQILQKLHGLPLAGKALGSLLRTRLDEKFWNAVLESEWWEEDFAVNNILPSLGLGYQHLSTNLKQCFAYASVFPKAYIFQKERLVQMWIAQGFIQSKSVGRTSLEDIGSQIFDELADRHFFLSKQDGGYMMHDLIRELAVCVSLDECCVVNDDEPVEIPPTVRHLTFTAAKLDAVREVHKFRKVRTLIFFHEYNPREFYAVLEDILENIKSLRVLDLSYVRIGLKKLPDAICDLSHLRYLDISHTKIRQLPKSFSKLCHLQVLNVKGCFFLYKLTEGMDRLISLRYFYAEPGTISLINGIGKLTNLQELEEFQVARKRGHQIGELKHLRNLRRRLCIRNLENVESMEEAMEAQLKDKHQLNEVSNCWTEDREDRRGDLDMAILEGLEPACGLKQLVITSYGGLRYPTWLVTNRLINLVSVTLSSCKRLDSLPPLGKLPFLNYLHVLAMPALKLIGVELYENADPVFPALEFLKLELLEGCEEWSEAHSRQFLPRLHELHIYNCMKLRKAPLPYLTTSFLKILRVWNSGDLGCDLSGCLQSLTSLDFVELRDCKHRASVCLSNLSNLNVLWLINCTELRLPGGIRSLPKLRELTIEGCPNLYEPGLQWDQPSDEQNLRSLSYFSTDGCPLDNMRLMFGRIHTLRILRYWYCKHLASFTVEQEEWLQQLPSLEELKFSFCEKLLSLPANLANIFSIKKLEIHNCPEIKSLPENGLPLLLKELIILQCPSLSERCRKDEGADWPKIAHIPYIRTDDQEIESVASQQQEQE